One region of Aminobacterium colombiense DSM 12261 genomic DNA includes:
- a CDS encoding NUDIX hydrolase: MNSVEKVLSRNVVYRGKILDLRVDNVRLSSGKRVVREVVEHEPAVAVIPLTSDKEVLLVKQFRYALEQKILEIPAGIVEEGETFKDTAIRELQEEIGYYPGELMEIGRFFTSPGFSDEVLVIFLALDLCPSSLEQDDDEEIVVETVSVDDIPRLLKDGSIRDCKTFGALSWLLNYLKDS, from the coding sequence ATGAATTCCGTCGAAAAAGTTCTATCACGAAATGTCGTCTATAGAGGAAAGATCCTTGACCTTAGAGTGGATAATGTCCGTTTATCCTCTGGCAAAAGAGTAGTACGAGAAGTGGTAGAACATGAACCGGCAGTAGCGGTAATTCCTTTGACAAGTGACAAAGAAGTACTGCTGGTTAAGCAATTTCGCTATGCCCTTGAACAAAAAATACTTGAGATTCCGGCAGGGATAGTTGAAGAAGGCGAAACATTTAAAGACACGGCCATTAGGGAGCTTCAGGAAGAAATAGGATATTACCCCGGAGAACTGATGGAAATTGGGCGATTTTTCACTTCCCCAGGGTTCAGTGACGAAGTTCTTGTCATCTTTCTTGCCCTAGATCTCTGCCCGTCATCTCTTGAACAAGATGATGATGAAGAAATTGTAGTAGAAACTGTAAGTGTGGATGATATCCCCAGGCTATTGAAAGATGGATCCATTCGGGACTGTAAAACTTTTGGAGCCCTATCCTGGCTCTTAAATTACCTCAAAGACTCATAA
- a CDS encoding thiamine pyrophosphate-dependent enzyme, with the protein MKEVKVYERPKAWMPEVHTHYCPGCGHGIAHRLVCEIIDELNIQKDTIGVAPVGCAAMMYDYIDTDFCEAGHGRAPAVATGLKRVRPDKVVFTYQGDGDLASIGTAEIIHAANRGENITVVFINNAIYGMTGGQMAPTTLIGQRATTCPLGRDPKVSGYPIRVCELLSSLATPGYIERVTVAQPKYIIRAKQALKKAFQYQIDKKGFSFVEILSSCPTNWGMRPVEAFEWTVNSMMPYYPLGLFKDYE; encoded by the coding sequence ATGAAAGAAGTAAAGGTATATGAACGCCCTAAAGCATGGATGCCTGAAGTACATACCCACTATTGTCCTGGCTGCGGACATGGCATAGCCCACCGTCTTGTCTGTGAGATCATCGATGAGCTTAATATTCAAAAGGATACTATCGGAGTAGCGCCAGTGGGATGCGCCGCCATGATGTACGATTATATAGATACAGATTTTTGCGAGGCGGGACATGGAAGAGCTCCGGCAGTGGCAACAGGGTTGAAACGTGTTCGTCCAGATAAGGTAGTTTTTACCTATCAGGGAGATGGGGACCTTGCCTCTATTGGAACAGCAGAAATTATCCATGCCGCGAACAGGGGCGAAAATATTACTGTTGTTTTTATCAATAATGCCATTTACGGCATGACAGGCGGCCAGATGGCACCAACAACTCTTATAGGCCAGAGAGCGACAACCTGTCCTCTGGGAAGAGACCCCAAAGTCAGCGGCTATCCCATACGGGTTTGCGAGCTTTTGAGCTCACTTGCTACTCCTGGCTACATAGAGAGGGTTACAGTGGCACAGCCTAAATATATAATCAGAGCAAAACAGGCCCTGAAAAAAGCTTTCCAGTATCAAATCGATAAGAAGGGGTTTTCCTTCGTTGAAATTCTCTCATCCTGCCCTACTAATTGGGGAATGAGACCCGTGGAAGCTTTTGAATGGACTGTGAATTCAATGATGCCCTACTATCCCCTTGGTCTGTTTAAGGATTACGAGTAG
- a CDS encoding thymidine phosphorylase gives MFDILSFLEEKRDGMVHKAADIETFVNQFHQGTIPDYQVSAWLTSVYHKGLSTEELKTLTLALAHSGHVVSFPQGFKAADKHSTGGVGDKTTLVVVPLVAASGVSVAKLSGRGLGFTGGTVDKLEAIPGMNVHLSTEAFMNQVHRIGCAISGHSLELAPAEGKFYALRDVTATVPSLPLICSSIVSKKIAGGASSFVFDVKCGRGAFMQTFSGARDLAEALVSLSASLGRPSMAVISAMDQPLGKWVGNSMEVYEAIRVLQGAGPSDTETLSLNLAGTMIYLGGKATSLAEGIEMSQNTLKSGKALEKFKELIIAQQGDGAVCDSPEKVLKPAEKKYTVFASESGFVSDLNARSIGEGVKRIGGGRTRQEEHIDLKVAVHLIAKIGDYVEKGDPLLDIYYSKEEKLQQAIFYFEHAVTLQSIKPLDQNLIMEIVAS, from the coding sequence ATGTTTGATATTCTCTCTTTCCTCGAAGAGAAAAGAGACGGTATGGTTCATAAAGCTGCGGATATCGAAACTTTTGTAAATCAGTTTCATCAGGGAACCATTCCGGATTATCAGGTCAGTGCCTGGCTTACGTCTGTTTATCATAAGGGGCTGAGCACTGAAGAGCTTAAAACTCTAACACTAGCTTTGGCTCATTCTGGCCACGTTGTATCCTTCCCTCAAGGTTTTAAAGCGGCAGACAAGCACAGTACAGGAGGAGTAGGAGATAAAACCACACTTGTGGTAGTTCCTCTTGTAGCAGCTTCAGGAGTTTCAGTAGCTAAACTTTCAGGGCGTGGCCTTGGTTTTACAGGTGGAACGGTGGACAAACTGGAAGCCATTCCAGGGATGAACGTACATCTTTCTACAGAAGCCTTTATGAACCAGGTACACAGAATAGGATGCGCAATTTCTGGCCACTCGCTGGAGCTAGCTCCTGCCGAAGGAAAGTTTTATGCGCTGAGGGATGTGACGGCTACCGTTCCTTCTCTTCCTCTCATATGCAGCAGCATAGTCAGTAAAAAAATAGCTGGGGGAGCGTCAAGCTTTGTTTTTGATGTCAAATGCGGAAGAGGTGCCTTTATGCAAACCTTCTCTGGGGCACGTGACCTGGCCGAAGCTCTTGTTTCTCTTTCCGCATCGTTGGGACGTCCCAGCATGGCCGTAATAAGCGCAATGGACCAACCTCTTGGGAAATGGGTAGGAAACAGCATGGAAGTGTACGAAGCCATCCGTGTTCTTCAGGGAGCGGGGCCATCTGACACAGAAACGCTGTCTCTCAATCTTGCTGGAACCATGATTTATCTAGGTGGAAAAGCAACGTCGCTGGCAGAAGGAATAGAAATGTCACAAAATACCCTTAAAAGCGGAAAAGCTTTGGAGAAATTCAAGGAGCTCATAATTGCTCAACAGGGAGACGGGGCAGTATGCGACTCCCCTGAGAAGGTTCTAAAACCAGCCGAAAAAAAATATACAGTCTTTGCTTCAGAATCTGGTTTTGTGAGTGATCTTAACGCCCGGTCCATAGGAGAGGGCGTAAAACGCATAGGGGGTGGGCGCACTCGCCAAGAAGAACATATTGACTTGAAAGTTGCTGTCCATCTTATCGCTAAAATAGGGGATTATGTAGAAAAAGGCGACCCGCTGCTGGACATCTATTATTCAAAGGAAGAGAAGCTTCAACAGGCGATCTTTTACTTTGAGCATGCTGTAACTCTTCAGAGCATCAAACCTTTAGACCAAAACCTTATTATGGAGATAGTAGCCTCATGA
- a CDS encoding SAM-dependent methyltransferase — translation MGTKRENLFTREFLLQNMMGPNCVRILEELLASVELHSEMRVLDLGCGRGLTSIFLAGIYDVEVFATDLWINATENYERFKLVQLDHKIIPIHADAHELPYAKGFFDAIISIDAYHYFGAKRSFLDEYIVPLTKKGGIIAVAIPGLQKDFFNDVPEVLKPYWQDEDMNFYSRSWWRSLWEESKKVKIEQSLSLSCHKNAWEDWLECDNPYAKRDIEMMKAENNQYFDTIGLIATVK, via the coding sequence ATGGGAACCAAAAGAGAAAATTTATTTACTAGGGAATTCTTGCTTCAGAACATGATGGGGCCCAATTGTGTCAGAATTCTTGAAGAGCTTTTGGCATCAGTAGAATTACATTCGGAGATGCGTGTCTTAGATTTGGGTTGCGGCAGAGGACTAACGTCAATTTTTCTAGCAGGGATATATGATGTTGAAGTATTTGCTACAGACCTATGGATTAATGCGACAGAAAATTATGAGCGGTTCAAACTTGTTCAGCTTGATCATAAAATTATTCCAATTCATGCAGATGCTCACGAATTGCCCTATGCTAAAGGTTTTTTTGATGCGATCATTAGTATAGATGCATATCATTATTTTGGTGCTAAAAGAAGCTTCTTGGACGAATATATAGTTCCTTTGACTAAAAAAGGCGGCATTATAGCAGTTGCCATTCCTGGATTGCAAAAAGATTTTTTTAATGATGTTCCTGAGGTATTGAAACCTTATTGGCAAGATGAAGACATGAATTTTTATTCAAGAAGTTGGTGGCGTTCTTTATGGGAAGAGTCTAAGAAGGTGAAAATAGAGCAGAGCCTATCTTTGTCTTGTCATAAAAATGCATGGGAAGATTGGTTAGAATGTGACAATCCATACGCGAAAAGAGATATAGAAATGATGAAGGCTGAAAATAACCAATATTTTGACACCATAGGGTTAATAGCAACAGTAAAATGA
- a CDS encoding translation initiation factor: MARFKKNKHSLEEEELYNTAFRDVFKRTAYESDHHEKKEPKKDTASSFKTTLSGKVAIRIERKGRGGKTVTLVETASGTLEEKDLLAKYLRKQLGCGSSIENETIMVQGDQRERIKALLEKEGVKRISIS; encoded by the coding sequence ATGGCACGTTTTAAGAAAAATAAACACTCTCTTGAAGAAGAGGAATTATATAACACGGCTTTTCGTGATGTTTTTAAAAGAACTGCTTATGAATCCGATCATCATGAAAAGAAAGAACCCAAGAAGGATACAGCTTCTTCTTTTAAAACTACTCTCTCAGGCAAAGTCGCAATAAGGATCGAAAGAAAGGGAAGAGGGGGCAAAACAGTTACTCTTGTTGAGACTGCCAGCGGAACCCTTGAGGAAAAAGATTTACTCGCAAAATATCTGCGGAAACAGTTAGGATGTGGAAGCAGCATCGAAAATGAAACAATAATGGTTCAGGGTGACCAAAGAGAAAGAATCAAAGCCCTTCTTGAAAAAGAAGGAGTTAAGAGAATATCAATCTCATAA
- a CDS encoding purine-nucleoside phosphorylase yields the protein MEYNKKVAEALSYISERVSTTPKAVLVLGSGLGGLADSIKDPIVIPYTEIPHWPLSTAPGHAGRLVFGFLDNVYVAVMQGRMHFYEGYSMKDITFPVRVFGEWGISCYIASNASGGINLAYLPGDMVVLYDHINYMGTNPLIGTVFSEKEERFPDMSYTYDRELLDMAEASARENNLTVRRGVYIAFTGPSYETPAEIRMARTLGADVVGMSTVPETIVAHSMGMRVFAVSCVANYAAGVTSQKLSEEEVIREMEKATGKLTILLKGLLRKIGEEHV from the coding sequence ATGGAATACAATAAAAAAGTAGCGGAAGCACTCTCATACATAAGCGAGAGGGTTTCTACAACCCCTAAAGCTGTGCTTGTTTTAGGTTCCGGTCTCGGAGGTCTTGCTGACTCCATTAAAGATCCTATCGTTATCCCTTATACGGAAATTCCTCACTGGCCACTTTCCACTGCCCCAGGCCACGCGGGCCGACTGGTCTTTGGCTTTTTGGATAATGTTTACGTTGCCGTTATGCAGGGCAGAATGCATTTTTACGAAGGTTATTCAATGAAAGACATCACATTCCCAGTGAGAGTTTTTGGTGAATGGGGAATTTCTTGTTATATAGCCAGCAATGCTTCTGGCGGGATCAATCTCGCATACTTGCCTGGCGACATGGTTGTGCTTTATGACCACATCAACTATATGGGAACTAACCCTCTCATTGGGACTGTTTTCTCAGAAAAAGAAGAACGCTTCCCTGACATGTCATATACATATGACAGGGAACTTCTTGATATGGCAGAAGCATCTGCAAGAGAAAACAATCTTACAGTTCGCCGGGGAGTATATATTGCCTTTACAGGCCCTTCCTACGAAACCCCCGCAGAGATACGGATGGCCAGGACGTTAGGGGCCGACGTGGTGGGCATGTCTACAGTACCGGAGACAATAGTCGCTCATTCAATGGGCATGCGGGTCTTTGCAGTTTCTTGTGTAGCTAACTATGCTGCTGGAGTTACCTCTCAGAAATTGTCAGAAGAGGAAGTTATTCGTGAAATGGAAAAGGCAACGGGAAAATTGACAATTCTATTGAAGGGCCTTTTGCGCAAAATAGGTGAGGAACATGTTTGA
- a CDS encoding Zn-dependent hydrolase, whose translation MLESKISRIQRDIETMAQYTATPGNGMTRLSFTEEDRKTRAYICSEMGKAGLHVYTDAAGSICGRRDGVGEGAPIVMIGSHFDSVKNGGNFDGPAGVAAALEVARILHENNISTENPIEFVAMIEEEGTRFGAGLYGSRAMAGQVSNNEIKTFRDANGISLEKALQDFGLDPLKVKDAVRNPEDLKAFIELHIEQGPVLESETLDAGFVSTIVGITRFDIEIEGRADHAGTTPMHMRKDALLASLEVAKTVHDVAYAKGEGTVGTVGIMQIYPGGANIVPGKAFFTVDIRSVEQRNIEDIVKEMKKTLELVSARMGVSVHMERKISVPPIHLDKKIRGIFEQEANHRGISYRTMVSGAGHDAMIMASLTRVGLLFVPSKGGRSHCPEEWTDYEQLKKGVDIALGTILKLAEANI comes from the coding sequence ATGCTTGAAAGCAAAATTTCAAGAATTCAGCGTGATATAGAAACCATGGCTCAATATACAGCCACACCTGGTAATGGAATGACACGGCTTTCCTTTACTGAAGAAGATAGAAAAACTAGAGCATACATTTGTTCTGAAATGGGAAAGGCGGGGCTGCATGTTTATACAGATGCGGCAGGCAGCATCTGTGGGCGAAGAGATGGCGTTGGTGAGGGAGCTCCAATTGTAATGATCGGTTCTCACTTTGATTCAGTAAAAAATGGCGGGAACTTTGATGGGCCTGCTGGAGTTGCGGCAGCCCTGGAAGTAGCAAGGATTCTTCATGAAAATAATATTTCCACAGAAAACCCTATTGAGTTTGTAGCTATGATCGAAGAGGAAGGCACACGATTTGGCGCAGGCCTTTACGGTAGCAGAGCCATGGCTGGACAAGTATCTAATAATGAAATAAAAACATTTCGTGATGCTAATGGCATTTCTCTTGAAAAAGCTCTTCAGGACTTTGGCCTCGACCCTCTTAAAGTAAAAGACGCTGTTCGTAACCCTGAAGACTTAAAGGCCTTTATTGAGCTTCATATCGAGCAGGGTCCAGTGCTTGAGTCTGAAACCCTTGATGCGGGTTTTGTGAGCACCATAGTTGGTATAACTCGATTTGATATAGAAATTGAGGGGCGGGCAGATCATGCGGGAACAACTCCCATGCACATGAGAAAAGATGCCCTTCTGGCTTCTCTTGAAGTGGCAAAGACAGTGCACGATGTTGCCTATGCTAAAGGGGAAGGAACTGTGGGAACTGTAGGTATAATGCAGATCTATCCAGGAGGCGCCAACATTGTTCCTGGAAAAGCATTTTTCACTGTTGATATCCGCTCTGTGGAGCAACGCAATATAGAAGATATTGTGAAAGAGATGAAAAAAACACTGGAATTAGTATCCGCCCGCATGGGGGTTTCCGTTCATATGGAGAGGAAAATCTCGGTTCCGCCTATTCACCTCGATAAAAAAATACGGGGTATCTTTGAGCAGGAAGCAAACCATAGAGGAATTAGTTATCGCACTATGGTGAGTGGTGCCGGCCACGATGCCATGATTATGGCAAGTTTAACCAGGGTCGGTCTTCTCTTCGTGCCCAGTAAAGGTGGTAGAAGTCACTGTCCCGAAGAGTGGACAGATTATGAGCAGCTGAAAAAAGGTGTAGATATTGCGCTTGGCACCATTTTAAAATTGGCCGAAGCCAATATATAA
- a CDS encoding QueT transporter family protein — translation MNERMKEFLTIKNIVISALIAAIYATVTIILAPISYGPIQVRVSEALTLLPYLWPQAIPGLFIGCLIANFAGGFGIIDVVFGSAATLIAAIITSRMPTPYLAAVPPVVVNSLVVGGYLSILAKMPFIYTALYVGLGEIVACAFLGIPLIIFLEKKYGKEKRE, via the coding sequence ATGAATGAAAGGATGAAAGAATTTTTAACGATTAAAAACATAGTAATTTCGGCTCTCATAGCTGCTATATACGCTACAGTAACCATAATTCTGGCTCCCATCTCTTATGGCCCAATACAAGTTAGAGTGTCAGAAGCCCTGACACTTTTGCCCTATCTCTGGCCGCAGGCCATACCCGGACTCTTCATAGGCTGCCTTATAGCCAATTTTGCCGGGGGCTTCGGCATCATCGATGTAGTCTTTGGGAGCGCAGCGACCCTTATAGCGGCCATAATTACAAGCCGCATGCCCACTCCCTATCTCGCCGCAGTTCCACCGGTAGTGGTTAATAGCCTTGTGGTGGGGGGATATCTGTCGATTCTAGCAAAAATGCCCTTTATTTATACGGCCCTTTATGTGGGACTTGGCGAAATTGTTGCGTGCGCTTTTCTTGGCATTCCATTGATTATTTTTCTTGAGAAAAAATATGGAAAAGAAAAGCGGGAGTAA
- a CDS encoding M23 family metallopeptidase, producing MTKFFAPRFKQLFCGLLILMLLTFGKVAYGGEIKVSFPPSVEVGMPFIIHLKTSQLPLEGKAYWCGQQIPIHFSEKTSYSQSLLMGTSAKTASPGRATFRMEFFMNGKEEKFAVPVEILAKSYPRELLTLPEKMVVPPRHELVRIKEEQRVVRQTLLDIRQERFWDLPFLKPVDSMITSTYGKRRVLNGKPSNPHTGIDLRASAGTDVYAAADGIVTLVAEHYFSGHVIYINSGSGVVSLYCHLSKPLVQAGEHVRRGDLIAKSGVSGRITGPHLHFGMALQGQLVDPMPLFTTGEKELSKKNKEQVFRW from the coding sequence ATGACTAAATTCTTTGCGCCGCGATTTAAACAACTTTTTTGCGGCCTCTTGATCCTTATGCTTCTGACTTTTGGGAAGGTGGCCTACGGAGGAGAGATCAAGGTGTCTTTCCCCCCTTCAGTGGAAGTAGGAATGCCCTTTATTATTCACTTGAAAACGTCGCAACTGCCACTGGAAGGAAAAGCCTACTGGTGCGGACAACAGATACCTATTCACTTTTCTGAAAAAACCTCTTACTCTCAGTCTCTGCTCATGGGGACGAGCGCTAAAACAGCATCTCCAGGGCGGGCTACCTTTCGTATGGAGTTCTTTATGAACGGAAAAGAGGAGAAGTTTGCAGTGCCTGTAGAAATTCTGGCTAAAAGCTATCCTCGCGAGCTTCTTACGCTGCCTGAAAAAATGGTTGTGCCACCCCGTCACGAACTCGTCAGAATAAAAGAGGAGCAAAGAGTAGTTCGGCAAACATTACTCGATATCCGACAAGAGCGATTTTGGGATTTGCCTTTTTTAAAACCTGTTGACAGTATGATAACAAGCACTTATGGTAAAAGGCGAGTCCTCAATGGAAAACCTTCTAACCCTCATACGGGAATAGACTTACGGGCGTCAGCGGGAACAGACGTTTATGCAGCGGCAGACGGAATTGTAACTCTTGTCGCTGAACACTATTTCAGCGGGCATGTTATATATATTAATTCAGGCTCTGGAGTTGTTTCTCTATATTGTCACTTATCGAAGCCACTGGTTCAGGCAGGAGAGCATGTCAGGAGGGGGGATCTCATCGCTAAGAGTGGAGTTTCAGGACGTATTACAGGGCCTCATCTTCATTTTGGGATGGCACTTCAAGGACAACTTGTCGATCCAATGCCACTTTTTACGACAGGGGAAAAAGAACTCTCTAAAAAAAATAAGGAGCAGGTGTTTAGATGGTAG
- a CDS encoding NUDIX hydrolase: MSCEHYGNNTIIVFCFIIDKDKILLIRRTKEPYANTLTVPGGKKEHGESLSQACIREVEEETGLTPCSLELAGMVHNYQENNPQETLTFYFTCRSYSGDLKSGEEGVVEWYDIDESFTLHDMNLFYLQIAPFVFSRKKFPFEGQIVLSEKGDIIRSTIDYLKAL; this comes from the coding sequence ATGAGTTGCGAACACTACGGAAACAACACAATCATTGTTTTTTGCTTTATTATCGACAAAGATAAAATTCTTTTAATCCGCAGAACAAAAGAACCCTATGCAAATACCCTTACTGTGCCTGGAGGCAAGAAAGAACATGGAGAGAGTCTTTCCCAGGCATGCATTCGAGAAGTTGAGGAAGAGACAGGGCTGACGCCGTGTTCTCTTGAACTTGCTGGTATGGTTCATAATTACCAGGAAAACAACCCTCAAGAAACTCTCACTTTTTACTTTACTTGCCGTTCATATTCAGGTGACTTGAAGAGTGGTGAAGAGGGGGTAGTTGAATGGTATGACATTGATGAAAGCTTTACCCTCCATGACATGAATCTCTTTTATCTGCAAATTGCCCCCTTTGTCTTCTCAAGAAAAAAATTCCCCTTTGAGGGACAAATAGTGCTCTCGGAAAAAGGAGATATCATACGATCAACAATAGATTATTTAAAAGCCTTATAA
- a CDS encoding 2-oxoacid:acceptor oxidoreductase family protein, whose translation MTVKYDRSLIAAGFGGQGVMVLGQLVAYTGIAQGLHVTWIPSYGPEMRGGTANCGVVLSSEEIASPVVAEADAVVIMNQPSLTKFVKSVREGGVLIYNSDLVTYENPRTDIKIIAVPANSVAAELGSDKVANIVALGALVEATGIVEEETCIETIKDKLGKRKPQFLPMNLEAFAKGKEIARKILG comes from the coding sequence ATGACTGTTAAATATGATAGAAGCCTCATCGCGGCGGGATTTGGCGGACAAGGTGTAATGGTGCTTGGCCAGTTGGTAGCATATACTGGCATAGCCCAGGGACTTCATGTAACGTGGATTCCATCCTACGGCCCTGAGATGCGAGGCGGTACAGCAAACTGCGGTGTTGTTCTAAGCAGTGAAGAAATTGCGTCTCCTGTTGTCGCGGAAGCCGATGCTGTTGTTATTATGAACCAGCCCTCTCTTACCAAATTTGTAAAATCAGTCAGGGAAGGCGGAGTTCTTATATACAATAGTGATCTTGTGACATATGAGAATCCCCGCACTGACATTAAGATTATTGCTGTTCCGGCTAACTCAGTAGCAGCAGAGCTAGGCAGCGACAAAGTGGCTAATATTGTTGCTTTGGGGGCCTTAGTCGAAGCTACAGGAATTGTTGAAGAAGAAACGTGTATCGAAACAATAAAAGATAAATTGGGGAAAAGGAAACCACAATTTCTTCCAATGAACCTCGAGGCTTTTGCTAAAGGGAAGGAAATTGCGAGAAAGATTCTAGGTTGA
- a CDS encoding tyrosine-type recombinase/integrase, which translates to MVKFEYDQLLDDFLDYLFLERGCSENTILAYNRDIKAWLDFCDKNDQPAYPPNQTYLERYQRSLHEEGKKRSSQQRAIASLRSWLRYLDSEKLVEEEVTLPTLPLKGDSLPHILNEGEVERIFEACSGNSFLALRDRAILETAYGCGLRASELCTICLRDIDFSGRTLRIFGKGGKERIIPFLGEVSRRVGFYMEKARPDAHVQELFISKTGNPLRREDIWRIVKKRGAAAGISSSRLFPHILRHSFATHLLRRGMDLRTLQELLGHATIATTEKYVHFDLELRDIYDKTHPRA; encoded by the coding sequence ATGGTAAAGTTTGAATACGACCAATTGCTTGATGATTTTCTTGATTATCTCTTTCTTGAAAGAGGATGCAGTGAAAACACGATCTTGGCCTATAATCGTGATATCAAGGCCTGGCTGGATTTTTGCGATAAAAATGATCAACCAGCCTACCCCCCCAATCAAACTTATTTAGAAAGATATCAGCGATCCTTACACGAAGAAGGTAAAAAGCGTTCTTCCCAGCAGCGTGCAATTGCATCCCTTCGTTCATGGCTGCGATATCTCGACAGTGAAAAATTGGTGGAAGAAGAAGTTACATTGCCAACCCTCCCTTTAAAGGGGGACAGCCTGCCTCATATATTAAATGAGGGAGAAGTGGAGAGAATTTTTGAGGCCTGTTCTGGTAACTCCTTTCTGGCTCTTCGTGACAGAGCGATTCTTGAAACTGCCTATGGTTGCGGGTTGAGAGCAAGTGAGCTTTGTACTATCTGTTTGAGAGATATAGATTTCTCAGGCCGGACACTGCGAATCTTTGGCAAGGGTGGGAAAGAGCGAATAATCCCCTTCCTTGGAGAAGTCAGCCGCCGCGTAGGTTTTTACATGGAAAAAGCACGTCCAGATGCACATGTTCAGGAATTATTTATTTCTAAGACTGGAAATCCCCTAAGACGAGAGGATATATGGAGGATTGTAAAAAAGAGAGGAGCTGCGGCAGGAATTTCCTCCTCCCGACTTTTTCCTCATATTTTGCGCCATTCATTTGCTACTCATTTATTGCGGCGAGGAATGGATCTCCGTACCCTCCAGGAGTTGTTAGGGCATGCTACCATAGCTACCACTGAAAAATATGTTCATTTTGACCTGGAGCTTCGGGACATATATGATAAGACTCATCCACGAGCTTAA
- a CDS encoding rubrerythrin family protein, translating into MSVKNAMTIEFLRSAYGGESMAHMRYLIWGEIARKEGFPNIAKLFEAIAYAEWVHARNHFTVLNGNVADNSVMAGGVFGNKVTAENLIGAIIGEDFEVDQMYPVYLETAKFQGEKDAARSFTYALEAEKIHSKLFSKAQAAAKGGIDLELKAVLVCPVCGHTILNEAPDKCPVCGLAKEKYQKF; encoded by the coding sequence ATGAGTGTCAAAAATGCTATGACAATAGAGTTTTTGCGTTCCGCTTATGGCGGCGAAAGCATGGCTCACATGCGATATCTTATATGGGGAGAAATAGCTCGAAAAGAAGGCTTCCCCAATATCGCAAAACTTTTTGAAGCCATAGCCTATGCGGAGTGGGTTCATGCAAGAAACCATTTTACAGTGCTTAATGGCAATGTAGCAGACAACTCTGTGATGGCAGGGGGGGTTTTTGGGAACAAGGTGACAGCAGAAAATCTTATCGGAGCCATTATAGGCGAAGATTTTGAAGTTGATCAAATGTACCCAGTCTATCTGGAAACAGCTAAATTCCAGGGGGAAAAGGATGCGGCAAGATCCTTTACCTATGCTTTAGAAGCAGAAAAAATTCATTCCAAGCTTTTTTCAAAGGCTCAAGCAGCGGCAAAGGGCGGCATTGACCTAGAGTTGAAAGCTGTTCTTGTTTGTCCTGTCTGCGGGCATACAATTCTCAATGAAGCACCAGATAAATGTCCCGTGTGCGGACTTGCCAAAGAGAAATACCAGAAATTCTGA